The Neodiprion fabricii isolate iyNeoFabr1 chromosome 4, iyNeoFabr1.1, whole genome shotgun sequence genome window below encodes:
- the LOC124179370 gene encoding neurexin-4 isoform X3 encodes MKLKERYDIRSIATRGRAHTNEFVTEYIVQYSNDGSAWTSYESEDGVDEMFKGNVNGDMIKLNKFEVPIIARWIRINPTRWRDRISLRVELYGCNYVSDVLSFNGSSLVRWDLLREPIETDRHSLRFRFKTNNADGVLVYSRGTQGDFLALQLRDNRMLLNIDLGSGVMTSLSVGSLLDDNMWHDVVISRNRRTISFSVDRVLIKGRIKGEFYRLDLNRAFFIGGVPNRQDGLVVNQNFTGCIENFYLNTTSFFHELKETEITGENLRYHKVNTIYYCPEPPIIPITFLTPQSFARLRGYEGVYSLNISLAFRTYEHQGMIMYHQFTSPGYVKLFLEEGKIKVEIQTQGNPKVILDNFDDMFNDGKWHQVVLTIQKNSLTLNVDGRPMRTRRLLDMTTGSLYLIGGGVFGTGTNRGFVGCMRMITVDGNYKLPTDWKEDEYCCKNEVVFDACQMTDRCNPNPCKHAGICRQTSDEFTCDCTNTGYAGAVCHTSLHPLSCEAYKNTNSVNQRAEIKIDVDASGPLRPFPVTCEFYADGRVMTVLRHSNELPTPVNGFEEPGSFIQDVNYDADFDQIEALLNRSTSCSQRINYACKESRLFNSPVPITEDFRPNSWWVSRGNQRMDYWGGALPGSRKCECGVLGTCVEPTKWCNCDSGLESWQEDGGDITEKQHLPVKQLRLGDTGTPLDEKEGRYTLGPLICEGDDLFKNVITFRIVDATINLPTFDMGHSGDIYFEFKTTIQDAVIIHSKGPTDYIKVSIHGGNQIHFQYQAGGGPLAVSVQTSYSLANNQWHSVSVERNRKEARIVIDGALKNEVREPPGPVRALHLTSDLIIGATIDYRDGYVGCIRAMLLNGVLQDLRSHARRGIYGVSTDCVGRCESSPCLNNGTCLERFDGYACDCRWTAFKGPICADEIGVNMRQSSMIKYDFMGSWRSTIAEKIRVGFTTTNPKGFLIGLFSNISGEYMTIMVSNSGHLRVVFDFGFERQEVIFPDKNFGLGQYHDVRISRQNSGATLVIQVDNYEPKLFNFNIKASADAQFNNIQYMYIGKNESMTEGFTGCLSRVEFDDIYPLKLLFQESGPANVRSLGSQLTEDFCGVEPVTHPPNIVETRPPPQVDEDKLRAAYHETDTAILGTVLAILLIALIIMAMLIGRYMSRHKGEYLTQEDKGAEMALDPDSAVVHSTTGHQVQKKKEWFI; translated from the exons ATGAAGCTGAAAGAAAGATACGATATACGCAGTATTGCGACACGTGGTCGTGCACATACTAACGAATTCGTAACCGAATATATTGTCCAATATTCAAACGACGGTTCGGCCTGGACAAGTTATGAAAGCGAAGATGGTGTGGACGAG ATGTTCAAAGGCAACGTAAACGGAGATATGattaaattgaacaaatttgaGGTGCCTATAATTGCGAGATGGATTAGAATAAATCCAACTCGATGGAGGGATAGAATATCCCTGCGCGTTGAGCTCTACGGATGCAATTATG TATCTGACGTGCTGTCCTTCAATGGCTCATCGCTCGTACGTTGGGATCTTCTTCGAGAGCCAATCGAAACGGACAGACATTCTCTCCGTTTTCGTTTCAAAACTAACAATGCCGACGGAGTGTTGGTGTACTCTCGTGGAACGCAAGGGGACTTTTTAGCCTTACAATTGCGAGACAACAGAATGCTGCTAAACATAGACTTGGGGTCTGGTGTCATGACGAGTTTATCCGTCGGAAGTCTGTTGGACGATAATATGTGGCATGATGTTGTAATATCCAGAAACAGAAGGACGATTTCGTTCTCAGTTGACAGGGTATTAATCAAAGGAAGAATCAAAGGGGAGTTTTACCGTCTTGACTTGAACAGAGCT TTCTTCATCGGCGGGGTGCCAAATAGGCAAGACGGCTTAGtggtaaatcaaaatttcaccggATGTATAGAGAACTTTTATCTAAACACTACCAGTTTCTTCCATGAGCTTAAAGAAACTGAAATAACTGGCGAAAATCTTAGATACCACAAAGTGAATACGATTTACTACTGTCCAGAACCTCCTATAATTCCAATAACATTCTTGACACCGCAATCATTCGCTCGACTGAGAGGGTACGAAGGAGTTTACTCATTAAATATTTCGCTCGCATTCCGAACGTACGAACATCAAGGAATGATTATGTATCATCAATTTACTTCTCCTGGATACGTAAAA CTGTTCCTCgaagagggaaaaataaaagtggaAATACAAACCCAAGGTAATCCAAAAGTGATATTGGATAACTTTGACGATATGTTTAATGATGGAAAATGGCACCAAGTTGTACTGACGATACAGAAAAATAGTCTCACACTCAATGTGGATGGTCGTCCAATGCGGACGCGACGTTTACTGGATATGACAACAGGTTCGTTATACTTGATTGGTGGGGGCGTATTCGGAACAGGAACAAATCGAGGATTCGTTGGATGTATGAGAATGATTACCGTTGACGGAAATTATAAACTACCTACCGATTGGAAGGAGGATGAATACTGTTGCAAAAATGAAGTTGTCTTTGATGCTTGTCAAATGACAGATCGATGCAACCCTAATCCCTGCAAACATGCAGGAATTTGTCGTCAAACCTCCGACGAGTTTACATGCGACTGTACAAATACCGGCTATGCAGGAGCCGTCTGTCATACAT CCCTGCATCCGCTGTCGTGCGAGGCCTACAAGAATACAAATTCTGTTAATCAGAgagctgaaataaaaattgatgttgACGCAAGCGGGCCTTTACGCCCGTTTCCTGTCACGTGTGAATTCTATGCCGATGGAAGAGTAATGACTGTTCTCAGACATAGTAATGAGCTACCAACACCAGTTAACGGGTTTGAGGAACCGGGAAGTTTTATTCAAGACGTGAATTACGATGCCGACTTTGACCAAATCGAAGCTTTGTTGAATCGTTCCACCAGCTGTTCGCAAAGAATCAATTACGCTTGCAAAGAGTCGAGACTTTTCAACTCGCCAG TTCCGATAACCGAAGATTTCCGACCAAATTCATGGTGGGTCAGCAGAGGCAATCAACGCATGGACTACTGGGGTGGTGCGCTCCCAGGGTCTCGTAAATGCGAATGTGGAGTTCTTGGAACTTGTGTAGAACCGACAAAGTGGTGTAATTGCGACTCAGGGCTTGAGAGCTGGCAAGAGGATGGCGGTGACATTACCGAAAAACAGCATCTGCCTGTGAAGCAGTTACGGCTTGGTGATACTGGAACGCCACTTGATGAAAAAGAGGGAAGATATACTCTCGGACCTTTGATCTGCGAAGGCGAtg atcTGTTCAAAAACGTTATCACGTTTCGCATTGTTGATGCTACGATTAATCTACCAACATTCGACATGGGTCACAGCGgcgatatttattttgaatttaaaaccACAATTCAAGATGCAGTGATCATTCATAGCAAGGGACCTACAGATTACATCAAAGTATCTATTCACGGAGGAAACCAAATTCACTTCCAATATCAGGCTGGAGGTGGGCCGCTGGCTGTTAGCGTTCAAACGTCGTACAGCCTAGCCAACAATCAATGGCATTCTGTATCTGTGGAAAGAAACCGCAAGGAGGCCAGAATCGTTATCGATGGAGCTCTTAAGAACGAAGTCAGAGAACCACCTGGCCCGGTCAGAGCGCTACATCTTACCTCTGATCTTATAATCGGAGCAACGATTGATTACAGAGATGGCTACGTCGGATGCATCAGAGCGATGTTATTGAACGGAGTGTTACAAGATCTGAGAAGCCATGCTAGAAGAGGAATCTACGGAGTGAGCACCGATTGTGTAGGGAGATGCGAAAGCAGCCCGTGTCTGAACAATGGAACATGTTTGGAGAGATTTGACGGATACGCGTGTGACTGCAGATGGACAGCTTTTAAAGGACCAATTTGTGCAGATG AAATTGGTGTAAACATGCGACAGAGCTCGATGATTAAGTACGATTTCATGGGAAGCTGGCGTTCTACTATAGCTGAAAAAATTCGCGTGGGATTCACAACGACGAATCCCAAGGGTTTTTTGATAGGTCTATTTTCTAACATATCCGGCGAATACATGACGATAATGGTATCCAACAGCGGACATCTCCGTGTCGTTTTTGACTTTGGTTTTGAAAGACAGGAAGTAATATTCCCTGATAAAAACTTCGGCTTAGGTCAGTACCACGACGTCAGAATAAGCAGACAAAATTCCGGGGCAACCCTGGTCATACAGGTCGACAACTACGAGccaaaacttttcaatttcaacatcAAGGCTTCTGCCGATGCTCAGTTCAACAACATCCAGTACATGTACATCGGTAAAAACGAATCTATGACCGAGGGATTTACTGGCTGCTTGTCTAGAGTTGAGTTTGACGATATTTACCCGCTGAAGCTTCTCTTCCAAGAAAGCGGACCAGCCAATGTAAGATCGTTGGGCAGTCAGCTGACGGAAGATTTCTGCGGAGTTGAGCCCGTTACTCACCCGCCGAATATAGTTGAAACTAGACCACCGCCGCAAGTCGACGAGGACAAACTGAGGGCAGCTTACCACGAAACTGATACAGCAATATTGGGAACTGTACTGGCTATCTTACTGATAGCTCTGATAATAATGGCAATGCTTATTGGCAGGTACATGTCCAGGCATAAGGGAGAGTATCTAACGCAGGAAGACAAAGGAGCCGAAATGGCTTTGGACCCAGATTCCGCAGTCGTCCATTCCACGACCGGTCACCaagttcaaaaaaagaaagaatggtttatttaa
- the LOC124179370 gene encoding neurexin-4 isoform X2, translated as MMCVIKYIVLLFTLVSVPRTNGYDYDCGMPLLEKAQLKATSSLSERGPENARLNGDSAWSPDTSSYDQHLTMKLKERYDIRSIATRGRAHTNEFVTEYIVQYSNDGSAWTSYESEDGVDEMFKGNVNGDMIKLNKFEVPIIARWIRINPTRWRDRISLRVELYGCNYVSDVLSFNGSSLVRWDLLREPIETDRHSLRFRFKTNNADGVLVYSRGTQGDFLALQLRDNRMLLNIDLGSGVMTSLSVGSLLDDNMWHDVVISRNRRTISFSVDRVLIKGRIKGEFYRLDLNRAFFIGGVPNRQDGLVVNQNFTGCIENFYLNTTSFFHELKETEITGENLRYHKVNTIYYCPEPPIIPITFLTPQSFARLRGYEGVYSLNISLAFRTYEHQGMIMYHQFTSPGYVKLFLEEGKIKVEIQTQGNPKVILDNFDDMFNDGKWHQVVLTIQKNSLTLNVDGRPMRTRRLLDMTTGSLYLIGGGVFGTGTNRGFVGCMRMITVDGNYKLPTDWKEDEYCCKNEVVFDACQMTDRCNPNPCKHAGICRQTSDEFTCDCTNTGYAGAVCHTSLHPLSCEAYKNTNSVNQRAEIKIDVDASGPLRPFPVTCEFYADGRVMTVLRHSNELPTPVNGFEEPGSFIQDVNYDADFDQIEALLNRSTSCSQRINYACKESRLFNSPVPITEDFRPNSWWVSRGNQRMDYWGGALPGSRKCECGVLGTCVEPTKWCNCDSGLESWQEDGGDITEKQHLPVKQLRLGDTGTPLDEKEGRYTLGPLICEGDDLFKNVITFRIVDATINLPTFDMGHSGDIYFEFKTTIQDAVIIHSKGPTDYIKVSIHGGNQIHFQYQAGGGPLAVSVQTSYSLANNQWHSVSVERNRKEARIVIDGALKNEVREPPGPVRALHLTSDLIIGATIDYRDGYVGCIRAMLLNGVLQDLRSHARRGIYGVSTDCVGRCESSPCLNNGTCLERFDGYACDCRWTAFKGPICADEIGVNMRQSSMIKYDFMGSWRSTIAEKIRVGFTTTNPKGFLIGLFSNISGEYMTIMVSNSGHLRVVFDFGFERQEVIFPDKNFGLGQYHDVRISRQNSGATLVIQVDNYEPKLFNFNIKASADAQFNNIQYMYIGKNESMTEGFTGCLSRVEFDDIYPLKLLFQESGPANVRSLGSQLTEDFCGVEPVTHPPNIVETRPPPQVDEDKLRAAYHETDTAILGTVLAILLIALIIMAMLIGRYMSRHKGEYLTQEDKGAEMALDPDSAVVHSTTGHQVQKKKEWFI; from the exons ATGATGTGCGTTATCAAGTACATCGTTCTCCTCTTCACCCTCGTATCAGTGCCGAGAACAAACGGAT atgATTACGATTGCGGCATGCCACTGCTTGAGAAGGCTCAACTAAAGGCTACATCATCCCTGTCCGAACGAGGACCCGAAAATGCCAGGCTtaacg GGGATTCGGCATGGTCACCGGACACCAGCAGCTACGATCAGCATCTGACAATGAAGCTGAAAGAAAGATACGATATACGCAGTATTGCGACACGTGGTCGTGCACATACTAACGAATTCGTAACCGAATATATTGTCCAATATTCAAACGACGGTTCGGCCTGGACAAGTTATGAAAGCGAAGATGGTGTGGACGAG ATGTTCAAAGGCAACGTAAACGGAGATATGattaaattgaacaaatttgaGGTGCCTATAATTGCGAGATGGATTAGAATAAATCCAACTCGATGGAGGGATAGAATATCCCTGCGCGTTGAGCTCTACGGATGCAATTATG TATCTGACGTGCTGTCCTTCAATGGCTCATCGCTCGTACGTTGGGATCTTCTTCGAGAGCCAATCGAAACGGACAGACATTCTCTCCGTTTTCGTTTCAAAACTAACAATGCCGACGGAGTGTTGGTGTACTCTCGTGGAACGCAAGGGGACTTTTTAGCCTTACAATTGCGAGACAACAGAATGCTGCTAAACATAGACTTGGGGTCTGGTGTCATGACGAGTTTATCCGTCGGAAGTCTGTTGGACGATAATATGTGGCATGATGTTGTAATATCCAGAAACAGAAGGACGATTTCGTTCTCAGTTGACAGGGTATTAATCAAAGGAAGAATCAAAGGGGAGTTTTACCGTCTTGACTTGAACAGAGCT TTCTTCATCGGCGGGGTGCCAAATAGGCAAGACGGCTTAGtggtaaatcaaaatttcaccggATGTATAGAGAACTTTTATCTAAACACTACCAGTTTCTTCCATGAGCTTAAAGAAACTGAAATAACTGGCGAAAATCTTAGATACCACAAAGTGAATACGATTTACTACTGTCCAGAACCTCCTATAATTCCAATAACATTCTTGACACCGCAATCATTCGCTCGACTGAGAGGGTACGAAGGAGTTTACTCATTAAATATTTCGCTCGCATTCCGAACGTACGAACATCAAGGAATGATTATGTATCATCAATTTACTTCTCCTGGATACGTAAAA CTGTTCCTCgaagagggaaaaataaaagtggaAATACAAACCCAAGGTAATCCAAAAGTGATATTGGATAACTTTGACGATATGTTTAATGATGGAAAATGGCACCAAGTTGTACTGACGATACAGAAAAATAGTCTCACACTCAATGTGGATGGTCGTCCAATGCGGACGCGACGTTTACTGGATATGACAACAGGTTCGTTATACTTGATTGGTGGGGGCGTATTCGGAACAGGAACAAATCGAGGATTCGTTGGATGTATGAGAATGATTACCGTTGACGGAAATTATAAACTACCTACCGATTGGAAGGAGGATGAATACTGTTGCAAAAATGAAGTTGTCTTTGATGCTTGTCAAATGACAGATCGATGCAACCCTAATCCCTGCAAACATGCAGGAATTTGTCGTCAAACCTCCGACGAGTTTACATGCGACTGTACAAATACCGGCTATGCAGGAGCCGTCTGTCATACAT CCCTGCATCCGCTGTCGTGCGAGGCCTACAAGAATACAAATTCTGTTAATCAGAgagctgaaataaaaattgatgttgACGCAAGCGGGCCTTTACGCCCGTTTCCTGTCACGTGTGAATTCTATGCCGATGGAAGAGTAATGACTGTTCTCAGACATAGTAATGAGCTACCAACACCAGTTAACGGGTTTGAGGAACCGGGAAGTTTTATTCAAGACGTGAATTACGATGCCGACTTTGACCAAATCGAAGCTTTGTTGAATCGTTCCACCAGCTGTTCGCAAAGAATCAATTACGCTTGCAAAGAGTCGAGACTTTTCAACTCGCCAG TTCCGATAACCGAAGATTTCCGACCAAATTCATGGTGGGTCAGCAGAGGCAATCAACGCATGGACTACTGGGGTGGTGCGCTCCCAGGGTCTCGTAAATGCGAATGTGGAGTTCTTGGAACTTGTGTAGAACCGACAAAGTGGTGTAATTGCGACTCAGGGCTTGAGAGCTGGCAAGAGGATGGCGGTGACATTACCGAAAAACAGCATCTGCCTGTGAAGCAGTTACGGCTTGGTGATACTGGAACGCCACTTGATGAAAAAGAGGGAAGATATACTCTCGGACCTTTGATCTGCGAAGGCGAtg atcTGTTCAAAAACGTTATCACGTTTCGCATTGTTGATGCTACGATTAATCTACCAACATTCGACATGGGTCACAGCGgcgatatttattttgaatttaaaaccACAATTCAAGATGCAGTGATCATTCATAGCAAGGGACCTACAGATTACATCAAAGTATCTATTCACGGAGGAAACCAAATTCACTTCCAATATCAGGCTGGAGGTGGGCCGCTGGCTGTTAGCGTTCAAACGTCGTACAGCCTAGCCAACAATCAATGGCATTCTGTATCTGTGGAAAGAAACCGCAAGGAGGCCAGAATCGTTATCGATGGAGCTCTTAAGAACGAAGTCAGAGAACCACCTGGCCCGGTCAGAGCGCTACATCTTACCTCTGATCTTATAATCGGAGCAACGATTGATTACAGAGATGGCTACGTCGGATGCATCAGAGCGATGTTATTGAACGGAGTGTTACAAGATCTGAGAAGCCATGCTAGAAGAGGAATCTACGGAGTGAGCACCGATTGTGTAGGGAGATGCGAAAGCAGCCCGTGTCTGAACAATGGAACATGTTTGGAGAGATTTGACGGATACGCGTGTGACTGCAGATGGACAGCTTTTAAAGGACCAATTTGTGCAGATG AAATTGGTGTAAACATGCGACAGAGCTCGATGATTAAGTACGATTTCATGGGAAGCTGGCGTTCTACTATAGCTGAAAAAATTCGCGTGGGATTCACAACGACGAATCCCAAGGGTTTTTTGATAGGTCTATTTTCTAACATATCCGGCGAATACATGACGATAATGGTATCCAACAGCGGACATCTCCGTGTCGTTTTTGACTTTGGTTTTGAAAGACAGGAAGTAATATTCCCTGATAAAAACTTCGGCTTAGGTCAGTACCACGACGTCAGAATAAGCAGACAAAATTCCGGGGCAACCCTGGTCATACAGGTCGACAACTACGAGccaaaacttttcaatttcaacatcAAGGCTTCTGCCGATGCTCAGTTCAACAACATCCAGTACATGTACATCGGTAAAAACGAATCTATGACCGAGGGATTTACTGGCTGCTTGTCTAGAGTTGAGTTTGACGATATTTACCCGCTGAAGCTTCTCTTCCAAGAAAGCGGACCAGCCAATGTAAGATCGTTGGGCAGTCAGCTGACGGAAGATTTCTGCGGAGTTGAGCCCGTTACTCACCCGCCGAATATAGTTGAAACTAGACCACCGCCGCAAGTCGACGAGGACAAACTGAGGGCAGCTTACCACGAAACTGATACAGCAATATTGGGAACTGTACTGGCTATCTTACTGATAGCTCTGATAATAATGGCAATGCTTATTGGCAGGTACATGTCCAGGCATAAGGGAGAGTATCTAACGCAGGAAGACAAAGGAGCCGAAATGGCTTTGGACCCAGATTCCGCAGTCGTCCATTCCACGACCGGTCACCaagttcaaaaaaagaaagaatggtttatttaa
- the LOC124179370 gene encoding neurexin-4 isoform X1: MMCVIKYIVLLFTLVSVPRTNGYDYDCGMPLLEKAQLKATSSLSERGPENARLNGGNAWTASSSDFDQYLIIELNGVMNLTSIATQGRSHSSEYVMEYGISYGTNGLDYADYKEEDGNTKMFKGNVNGDMIKLNKFEVPIIARWIRINPTRWRDRISLRVELYGCNYVSDVLSFNGSSLVRWDLLREPIETDRHSLRFRFKTNNADGVLVYSRGTQGDFLALQLRDNRMLLNIDLGSGVMTSLSVGSLLDDNMWHDVVISRNRRTISFSVDRVLIKGRIKGEFYRLDLNRAFFIGGVPNRQDGLVVNQNFTGCIENFYLNTTSFFHELKETEITGENLRYHKVNTIYYCPEPPIIPITFLTPQSFARLRGYEGVYSLNISLAFRTYEHQGMIMYHQFTSPGYVKLFLEEGKIKVEIQTQGNPKVILDNFDDMFNDGKWHQVVLTIQKNSLTLNVDGRPMRTRRLLDMTTGSLYLIGGGVFGTGTNRGFVGCMRMITVDGNYKLPTDWKEDEYCCKNEVVFDACQMTDRCNPNPCKHAGICRQTSDEFTCDCTNTGYAGAVCHTSLHPLSCEAYKNTNSVNQRAEIKIDVDASGPLRPFPVTCEFYADGRVMTVLRHSNELPTPVNGFEEPGSFIQDVNYDADFDQIEALLNRSTSCSQRINYACKESRLFNSPVPITEDFRPNSWWVSRGNQRMDYWGGALPGSRKCECGVLGTCVEPTKWCNCDSGLESWQEDGGDITEKQHLPVKQLRLGDTGTPLDEKEGRYTLGPLICEGDDLFKNVITFRIVDATINLPTFDMGHSGDIYFEFKTTIQDAVIIHSKGPTDYIKVSIHGGNQIHFQYQAGGGPLAVSVQTSYSLANNQWHSVSVERNRKEARIVIDGALKNEVREPPGPVRALHLTSDLIIGATIDYRDGYVGCIRAMLLNGVLQDLRSHARRGIYGVSTDCVGRCESSPCLNNGTCLERFDGYACDCRWTAFKGPICADEIGVNMRQSSMIKYDFMGSWRSTIAEKIRVGFTTTNPKGFLIGLFSNISGEYMTIMVSNSGHLRVVFDFGFERQEVIFPDKNFGLGQYHDVRISRQNSGATLVIQVDNYEPKLFNFNIKASADAQFNNIQYMYIGKNESMTEGFTGCLSRVEFDDIYPLKLLFQESGPANVRSLGSQLTEDFCGVEPVTHPPNIVETRPPPQVDEDKLRAAYHETDTAILGTVLAILLIALIIMAMLIGRYMSRHKGEYLTQEDKGAEMALDPDSAVVHSTTGHQVQKKKEWFI; encoded by the exons ATGATGTGCGTTATCAAGTACATCGTTCTCCTCTTCACCCTCGTATCAGTGCCGAGAACAAACGGAT atgATTACGATTGCGGCATGCCACTGCTTGAGAAGGCTCAACTAAAGGCTACATCATCCCTGTCCGAACGAGGACCCGAAAATGCCAGGCTtaacg GCGGAAACGCATGGACAGCTAGCAGCTCTGATTTTGACCAATACCTCATCATCGAACTGAATGGAGTGATGAACTTGACGTCCATCGCCACCCAGGGACGTTCGCACTCGAGCGAATATGTGATGGAGTACGGTATTAGCTATGGCACAAACGGTCTTGACTATGCTGATTACAAGGAGGAAGACGGCAACACCAAG ATGTTCAAAGGCAACGTAAACGGAGATATGattaaattgaacaaatttgaGGTGCCTATAATTGCGAGATGGATTAGAATAAATCCAACTCGATGGAGGGATAGAATATCCCTGCGCGTTGAGCTCTACGGATGCAATTATG TATCTGACGTGCTGTCCTTCAATGGCTCATCGCTCGTACGTTGGGATCTTCTTCGAGAGCCAATCGAAACGGACAGACATTCTCTCCGTTTTCGTTTCAAAACTAACAATGCCGACGGAGTGTTGGTGTACTCTCGTGGAACGCAAGGGGACTTTTTAGCCTTACAATTGCGAGACAACAGAATGCTGCTAAACATAGACTTGGGGTCTGGTGTCATGACGAGTTTATCCGTCGGAAGTCTGTTGGACGATAATATGTGGCATGATGTTGTAATATCCAGAAACAGAAGGACGATTTCGTTCTCAGTTGACAGGGTATTAATCAAAGGAAGAATCAAAGGGGAGTTTTACCGTCTTGACTTGAACAGAGCT TTCTTCATCGGCGGGGTGCCAAATAGGCAAGACGGCTTAGtggtaaatcaaaatttcaccggATGTATAGAGAACTTTTATCTAAACACTACCAGTTTCTTCCATGAGCTTAAAGAAACTGAAATAACTGGCGAAAATCTTAGATACCACAAAGTGAATACGATTTACTACTGTCCAGAACCTCCTATAATTCCAATAACATTCTTGACACCGCAATCATTCGCTCGACTGAGAGGGTACGAAGGAGTTTACTCATTAAATATTTCGCTCGCATTCCGAACGTACGAACATCAAGGAATGATTATGTATCATCAATTTACTTCTCCTGGATACGTAAAA CTGTTCCTCgaagagggaaaaataaaagtggaAATACAAACCCAAGGTAATCCAAAAGTGATATTGGATAACTTTGACGATATGTTTAATGATGGAAAATGGCACCAAGTTGTACTGACGATACAGAAAAATAGTCTCACACTCAATGTGGATGGTCGTCCAATGCGGACGCGACGTTTACTGGATATGACAACAGGTTCGTTATACTTGATTGGTGGGGGCGTATTCGGAACAGGAACAAATCGAGGATTCGTTGGATGTATGAGAATGATTACCGTTGACGGAAATTATAAACTACCTACCGATTGGAAGGAGGATGAATACTGTTGCAAAAATGAAGTTGTCTTTGATGCTTGTCAAATGACAGATCGATGCAACCCTAATCCCTGCAAACATGCAGGAATTTGTCGTCAAACCTCCGACGAGTTTACATGCGACTGTACAAATACCGGCTATGCAGGAGCCGTCTGTCATACAT CCCTGCATCCGCTGTCGTGCGAGGCCTACAAGAATACAAATTCTGTTAATCAGAgagctgaaataaaaattgatgttgACGCAAGCGGGCCTTTACGCCCGTTTCCTGTCACGTGTGAATTCTATGCCGATGGAAGAGTAATGACTGTTCTCAGACATAGTAATGAGCTACCAACACCAGTTAACGGGTTTGAGGAACCGGGAAGTTTTATTCAAGACGTGAATTACGATGCCGACTTTGACCAAATCGAAGCTTTGTTGAATCGTTCCACCAGCTGTTCGCAAAGAATCAATTACGCTTGCAAAGAGTCGAGACTTTTCAACTCGCCAG TTCCGATAACCGAAGATTTCCGACCAAATTCATGGTGGGTCAGCAGAGGCAATCAACGCATGGACTACTGGGGTGGTGCGCTCCCAGGGTCTCGTAAATGCGAATGTGGAGTTCTTGGAACTTGTGTAGAACCGACAAAGTGGTGTAATTGCGACTCAGGGCTTGAGAGCTGGCAAGAGGATGGCGGTGACATTACCGAAAAACAGCATCTGCCTGTGAAGCAGTTACGGCTTGGTGATACTGGAACGCCACTTGATGAAAAAGAGGGAAGATATACTCTCGGACCTTTGATCTGCGAAGGCGAtg atcTGTTCAAAAACGTTATCACGTTTCGCATTGTTGATGCTACGATTAATCTACCAACATTCGACATGGGTCACAGCGgcgatatttattttgaatttaaaaccACAATTCAAGATGCAGTGATCATTCATAGCAAGGGACCTACAGATTACATCAAAGTATCTATTCACGGAGGAAACCAAATTCACTTCCAATATCAGGCTGGAGGTGGGCCGCTGGCTGTTAGCGTTCAAACGTCGTACAGCCTAGCCAACAATCAATGGCATTCTGTATCTGTGGAAAGAAACCGCAAGGAGGCCAGAATCGTTATCGATGGAGCTCTTAAGAACGAAGTCAGAGAACCACCTGGCCCGGTCAGAGCGCTACATCTTACCTCTGATCTTATAATCGGAGCAACGATTGATTACAGAGATGGCTACGTCGGATGCATCAGAGCGATGTTATTGAACGGAGTGTTACAAGATCTGAGAAGCCATGCTAGAAGAGGAATCTACGGAGTGAGCACCGATTGTGTAGGGAGATGCGAAAGCAGCCCGTGTCTGAACAATGGAACATGTTTGGAGAGATTTGACGGATACGCGTGTGACTGCAGATGGACAGCTTTTAAAGGACCAATTTGTGCAGATG AAATTGGTGTAAACATGCGACAGAGCTCGATGATTAAGTACGATTTCATGGGAAGCTGGCGTTCTACTATAGCTGAAAAAATTCGCGTGGGATTCACAACGACGAATCCCAAGGGTTTTTTGATAGGTCTATTTTCTAACATATCCGGCGAATACATGACGATAATGGTATCCAACAGCGGACATCTCCGTGTCGTTTTTGACTTTGGTTTTGAAAGACAGGAAGTAATATTCCCTGATAAAAACTTCGGCTTAGGTCAGTACCACGACGTCAGAATAAGCAGACAAAATTCCGGGGCAACCCTGGTCATACAGGTCGACAACTACGAGccaaaacttttcaatttcaacatcAAGGCTTCTGCCGATGCTCAGTTCAACAACATCCAGTACATGTACATCGGTAAAAACGAATCTATGACCGAGGGATTTACTGGCTGCTTGTCTAGAGTTGAGTTTGACGATATTTACCCGCTGAAGCTTCTCTTCCAAGAAAGCGGACCAGCCAATGTAAGATCGTTGGGCAGTCAGCTGACGGAAGATTTCTGCGGAGTTGAGCCCGTTACTCACCCGCCGAATATAGTTGAAACTAGACCACCGCCGCAAGTCGACGAGGACAAACTGAGGGCAGCTTACCACGAAACTGATACAGCAATATTGGGAACTGTACTGGCTATCTTACTGATAGCTCTGATAATAATGGCAATGCTTATTGGCAGGTACATGTCCAGGCATAAGGGAGAGTATCTAACGCAGGAAGACAAAGGAGCCGAAATGGCTTTGGACCCAGATTCCGCAGTCGTCCATTCCACGACCGGTCACCaagttcaaaaaaagaaagaatggtttatttaa